Proteins from one Candidatus Saccharimonadales bacterium genomic window:
- the gatA gene encoding Asp-tRNA(Asn)/Glu-tRNA(Gln) amidotransferase subunit GatA — MTISDYLKTGDTTRNRVQAAIDRAKSYDEYHALLSLTEERALERADAVDAGTITGKLAGIAFVVKDNFLAFGAPTTAASHMLKNFMAPIQATAVEKLEAEGAICIGKANLDAFAHGGSTENSAFGPTKNAFDQTKVAGGSSGGSAVVTALDIVPFALGSDTGGSIREPASFNNVIGVKPTYGTVSRYGVVAMASSTDTIGCFTASASDAELVMSIMAGRDDRDMTTLTDFFEPLTETKPGQKIGIIKEFMTSDVDEDVRTQVEEYVEKLRANGHTVEEISLPIVAHTLAMYYIIVPAEISSNLARYDGIRFGHRAEGVKTLAELYGKSRDEGFVTENKRRIMIGSYVLSSGYFDAYYLQAQKARTLLIEAFDDLFKTYDVLLGPVSPTPAFGLGENTSDPIKMYLADIMTVPPSLAGLPAISVPSGMTSSGLPVGVQLIGARKSDAALLALAKSLETV, encoded by the coding sequence ATGACTATTTCTGACTATTTAAAAACAGGTGATACGACACGTAACCGTGTTCAGGCAGCAATTGATCGAGCAAAGAGTTATGACGAGTACCATGCACTACTTAGCCTAACTGAAGAACGAGCGCTTGAACGTGCTGATGCGGTTGACGCCGGAACTATCACTGGTAAGCTCGCTGGTATTGCTTTTGTCGTAAAAGATAATTTTCTTGCTTTTGGTGCGCCAACGACAGCTGCCAGTCACATGCTAAAAAATTTTATGGCTCCAATCCAGGCAACTGCTGTAGAAAAACTTGAAGCTGAAGGAGCTATCTGCATCGGCAAAGCAAACCTTGATGCATTTGCTCACGGTGGCAGTACGGAAAATTCAGCTTTTGGCCCGACAAAAAACGCATTTGATCAAACTAAAGTTGCTGGTGGAAGTAGCGGTGGATCAGCAGTCGTCACGGCTCTTGACATTGTTCCATTTGCGCTCGGAAGTGATACGGGTGGCTCGATTCGTGAACCTGCTAGTTTTAATAACGTCATTGGAGTAAAGCCTACCTATGGTACAGTCAGTCGTTACGGCGTTGTCGCAATGGCAAGTAGTACAGATACTATTGGCTGCTTCACTGCAAGTGCAAGCGATGCTGAGCTGGTGATGAGTATTATGGCTGGTCGTGATGATCGTGATATGACTACGCTAACTGATTTCTTTGAGCCGCTTACAGAAACAAAACCTGGACAGAAAATAGGGATTATTAAAGAATTTATGACATCTGATGTTGATGAGGATGTCCGTACTCAGGTGGAAGAATATGTCGAAAAACTACGAGCAAATGGTCATACAGTCGAGGAAATCAGTTTACCTATCGTTGCACATACGCTTGCAATGTATTACATCATTGTTCCTGCGGAGATCAGCAGTAATCTTGCTCGCTATGATGGAATCCGCTTCGGCCACCGTGCCGAAGGAGTTAAGACGCTTGCAGAACTATACGGTAAAAGCCGTGATGAAGGATTTGTTACAGAGAATAAGCGTCGTATTATGATCGGGAGCTATGTATTATCAAGCGGCTACTTCGATGCATATTATTTGCAGGCACAAAAAGCTCGCACACTCCTTATCGAGGCATTTGATGATCTATTTAAAACCTACGATGTACTTCTTGGCCCTGTTAGCCCAACACCCGCATTTGGACTTGGTGAAAACACGAGTGACCCAATTAAAATGTATCTTGCAGATATCATGACCGTTCCGCCTAGCCTTGCAGGTTTACCTGCAATAAGTGTTCCATCAGGGATGACGAGCTCTGGCCTTCCTGTCGGTGTCCAACTTATTGGTGCGCGTAAAAGTGATGCTGCACTACTTGCACTCGCGAAGTCATTGGAGACTGTGTAA
- the gatB gene encoding Asp-tRNA(Asn)/Glu-tRNA(Gln) amidotransferase subunit GatB, whose amino-acid sequence MTDELLQKYDMTIGIECHVQLATTTKLFSGADNDARDKTPNSVVSPIDFGLPGMLPVLNREAVNLAIKAGKALGSDIARVSRFDRKHYFYPDLPNGYQITQMYHPIILAGSVTAPLEDGSQVTVRIHHAHMETDAGKLTHFSDHSLVDLNRAGTPLIEVVSEPDMHSALEAKAFATELYRLMTYAGVTHGDLYNGNMRFDVNISIAPKGATELGKRAEVKNLNSFKSVEKAAEYEFRRQAALLDHGDKVVQETRGWDEATQKTNSQRSKEDAQDYRYMPDADIPPIILSDEEITEIQATVPKLPPFYRQSWKQMNLDSTVVNALLISKSLAETVQRILENAGESAARRSALWLLMTVTDEDVLTDKISISDDKLVDLAEMVDKNELSSTAAKDVFFEMQTSNESPREVAERKNLIQVSDEGAIGLIVDEVLADPASAKAIEDIKNGNDKVIGFLVGQIMKKSQGKANPALAQKLIRERL is encoded by the coding sequence ATGACAGATGAATTATTACAGAAATATGATATGACGATTGGCATTGAGTGCCATGTTCAGCTTGCAACAACAACTAAGTTATTTAGTGGTGCAGACAATGACGCACGTGATAAAACACCGAACAGTGTCGTGAGCCCAATTGATTTTGGTCTTCCAGGTATGCTCCCTGTCCTCAATCGAGAAGCTGTAAATCTGGCTATTAAAGCAGGTAAAGCGCTCGGAAGTGACATTGCACGTGTTAGCCGATTTGATCGAAAACACTATTTTTATCCTGATCTTCCAAACGGTTACCAGATTACACAGATGTATCATCCAATTATCTTAGCCGGTAGCGTGACTGCGCCACTTGAAGATGGGTCACAGGTGACGGTAAGAATTCATCACGCACATATGGAAACAGATGCTGGTAAGTTAACTCATTTTTCTGATCACAGTCTTGTTGATCTTAATCGAGCGGGCACCCCACTTATAGAGGTTGTTTCTGAGCCTGATATGCACTCAGCTTTAGAGGCAAAAGCATTTGCGACTGAGCTATACCGACTCATGACATATGCGGGGGTTACACACGGCGATCTTTACAACGGTAATATGCGCTTTGACGTTAACATATCAATTGCGCCAAAAGGTGCCACTGAGCTTGGAAAACGAGCTGAAGTTAAAAACCTTAACTCATTCAAAAGCGTTGAAAAGGCAGCCGAGTACGAATTTCGTCGTCAAGCAGCGCTCCTAGACCATGGTGATAAAGTTGTTCAAGAAACTCGTGGTTGGGACGAAGCAACCCAAAAAACAAACTCACAAAGATCCAAGGAAGATGCGCAGGACTACCGCTACATGCCTGATGCTGACATTCCACCGATTATCTTATCTGATGAGGAAATTACAGAAATCCAGGCAACTGTGCCGAAGCTTCCGCCATTTTACCGCCAGTCATGGAAACAAATGAATCTCGATAGCACAGTTGTAAATGCTCTTTTGATATCTAAGTCACTTGCCGAAACAGTACAGCGTATTTTAGAAAATGCTGGCGAGAGTGCGGCTCGCCGTTCAGCTTTATGGCTACTCATGACGGTGACCGATGAAGATGTCTTAACAGATAAAATATCAATATCTGATGACAAATTGGTTGACTTAGCTGAAATGGTAGACAAAAACGAGTTAAGCTCGACAGCCGCAAAAGACGTATTTTTTGAAATGCAGACATCCAATGAATCACCGCGCGAAGTGGCTGAGCGAAAGAACCTAATTCAGGTTAGTGACGAAGGCGCAATTGGACTCATTGTTGATGAAGTTCTTGCAGATCCAGCAAGTGCAAAAGCGATTGAGGATATTAAGAACGGTAACGATAAGGTCATCGGATTTTTAGTCGGCCAAATCATGAAAAAATCACAAGGCAAAGCAAATCCAGCACTTGCTCAGAAGTTAATACGCGAAAGATTGTAG
- a CDS encoding YtxH domain-containing protein, giving the protein MSKGKFALGALVGAAAGVVAGLLTAPKAGKETRADIKKKADELKKEASQKADVAKNKSTEVAHDVKAKATEVVDDVVSKTEEYKVRGENAINGAVEGAKKGFNAKR; this is encoded by the coding sequence ATGTCAAAAGGAAAATTCGCACTCGGAGCACTAGTTGGAGCAGCAGCAGGAGTTGTTGCTGGCCTTCTTACGGCACCAAAAGCAGGTAAAGAGACACGAGCTGATATTAAGAAAAAAGCAGACGAACTAAAAAAAGAAGCTTCTCAAAAAGCAGATGTAGCTAAAAACAAATCAACAGAAGTTGCCCATGATGTCAAAGCAAAGGCAACTGAAGTAGTAGACGATGTTGTTTCTAAGACAGAAGAATACAAAGTACGTGGCGAAAATGCAATCAATGGTGCTGTCGAAGGTGCTAAAAAAGGTTTTAACGCAAAACGCTAA
- a CDS encoding DUF5665 domain-containing protein has product MAEKKKKMGILSKFKRDNENGARHDMLEELFMDFNRNRVNIYKINFVRGLFFGLGSVLGGTLLVALLLWILNVFTGWFPALNDFIGGLTDTVHKVQK; this is encoded by the coding sequence ATGGCCGAAAAAAAGAAGAAAATGGGTATCCTCAGTAAATTCAAACGAGATAACGAAAATGGCGCACGCCACGATATGCTTGAAGAATTATTTATGGATTTTAATAGGAACCGAGTAAATATCTATAAGATTAACTTTGTCCGTGGATTATTTTTCGGACTTGGAAGTGTCTTGGGCGGTACACTACTTGTTGCGTTACTATTGTGGATATTGAATGTATTTACAGGCTGGTTTCCAGCATTGAATGACTTCATTGGCGGGTTAACCGATACCGTTCATAAAGTACAAAAATAA
- the dnaE gene encoding DNA polymerase III subunit alpha yields MGVEIETSADVKTQLQPADYVHLHNHTHHSLLDGLTKVDELVSVVKKMGMEAVAITDHGTMSGTIEFYKAANDQEIKPIIGMEAYVATRSRHDRDPAKDKARYHLIILAMNETGYKNLMILSSKANLEGFYYKPRIDHELLEQYNEGLIILSACASGELGEQLRVDNYEEAKKIASWYKSVFGDRYYLELQDHGHPNSPAQWDVQVGINKHLERLAEELDIECVVTSDGHYISHDDQDAHEILLCVGTGAFLSDEKRMSLKDFELHVADPVDIISRWGITNPRAVMNTKTIADRCRVKIELGGILIPTFPVPEGETEKSYLDTLVYQGLAVRYGDKLQEEASTLTVSEIRPTLSDEVRDRLDMELSVLEKMGYNGYFLIVQDFINWGKAQGIIFGPGRGSAAGSIIAYALNITDLDPLKYDLLFERFLNPDRISMPDIDIDIQDTRRDEVIAYCAEKYGSSRVANIVTFGKMAARAAVRDVARVLQVPYAEADRLSKMIPPPVQGRHIPLSRSIVDDADLKREYETNPTAKTVFDYAVRLEGTIRSHGVHAAGVVIAPDDIVNYAPLEMAQKGVVSTQYSMNPVEELGLLKMDFLGLSNLTIINNALRIIKKVYKEDIILSKIPLDDAKTYELFQRGDTTGVFQLESAGMKRYLRELKPTAFEDIIAMVALYRPGPMQFIDSFIKRKHGQEPISYLHQGMEPALSSTYGILVYQEQFMQISKDWCGFTGGQADTLRKAVGKKKIDLMRKVKVDFVDGAIKHSGADKATAEKFWDQLEEFANYCFNKSHAACYGLISYWTAYLKAHHPDAFMAALMTSDQDDIDRLAIEITECKHMGITVMSPDVNESFVEFAIVPNENKIRFGMAAIKGVGVGAVEEILRARENGKFDSIEDFAKRVTTSRFNKKAWDSLIKSGGFDAMGDRSDLLFNLETIQAFASKVQKEALSGQTDLFGGLGDMGSIQPTVTLQSAPARHTDKERLTWERELLGLYISAHPLDNYDAYFEEQTIPLMRMTPDVDGKKATIGGLISTVRSIVTKSGTKMAFVGIEDKTSEGEVIIFPNLYELVGAKLVQDAVIRVTGKISARDRDGNLGTDAKMIADEVVVVSDEELRTYESTGRKMDAPKMSTKVKAMRVAEHRAKQTGKTISAPSSSLPPTSVAEKPRPMMDSPVAKKVYVHIKNPDDHEALIALKRVCSEYPGNVDIVLVLGADKKSAIKMPFKVNAELDLIGKLVKQIGEDCVVLK; encoded by the coding sequence ATGGGGGTAGAAATTGAAACTAGCGCTGATGTAAAAACACAGCTGCAACCAGCGGATTATGTTCATTTACATAATCATACACACCATAGTCTTCTTGACGGGCTTACGAAGGTTGACGAGCTTGTTTCTGTTGTCAAGAAAATGGGCATGGAGGCGGTGGCGATCACAGATCACGGTACGATGTCGGGTACTATTGAATTCTATAAAGCCGCAAATGATCAAGAAATTAAGCCGATCATTGGTATGGAGGCCTACGTTGCCACAAGGTCAAGACATGATCGTGATCCAGCTAAGGACAAAGCTCGATATCACCTCATCATTCTTGCAATGAATGAGACCGGGTATAAGAATCTTATGATCTTATCTTCAAAAGCAAATCTTGAAGGCTTTTACTACAAACCGCGTATCGATCATGAGCTACTTGAGCAGTACAATGAAGGTCTTATTATTCTTTCAGCATGTGCAAGCGGTGAGCTTGGTGAGCAGTTAAGAGTCGACAATTATGAAGAAGCAAAAAAGATAGCGAGTTGGTATAAGTCTGTATTTGGGGACCGTTATTACTTAGAACTACAAGATCACGGCCATCCTAATAGTCCAGCCCAGTGGGATGTTCAAGTCGGTATTAATAAACACCTTGAACGCTTAGCCGAGGAACTTGATATCGAATGCGTTGTCACGAGCGATGGTCATTATATTTCACACGATGACCAAGATGCACATGAAATTCTTCTCTGCGTAGGAACTGGCGCGTTTCTTTCGGATGAAAAGCGCATGAGCTTAAAAGATTTTGAACTTCATGTAGCCGACCCTGTAGATATAATCTCCAGATGGGGCATTACTAATCCACGCGCGGTGATGAATACAAAAACAATTGCAGATCGTTGTAGAGTGAAGATCGAACTTGGCGGTATTCTTATTCCAACATTCCCAGTTCCTGAGGGAGAAACGGAAAAGTCATATCTTGATACGCTTGTTTATCAGGGGCTCGCTGTACGCTACGGCGACAAATTACAGGAAGAGGCGAGTACACTAACGGTTAGCGAGATAAGACCAACACTTAGTGATGAAGTACGAGATAGGCTTGATATGGAACTGTCTGTTCTTGAAAAAATGGGATATAACGGATATTTCCTTATTGTCCAAGATTTTATTAACTGGGGTAAAGCACAAGGTATTATTTTTGGACCTGGACGTGGGTCGGCTGCAGGATCAATTATTGCCTATGCACTTAATATTACAGATCTCGATCCATTAAAATACGATCTTCTTTTTGAGCGATTTTTAAATCCAGATCGTATCTCAATGCCTGATATCGATATTGATATTCAAGACACCCGTCGAGACGAGGTAATAGCATATTGTGCTGAAAAATATGGATCATCACGAGTAGCAAACATCGTGACATTTGGAAAAATGGCTGCACGTGCTGCTGTAAGAGATGTAGCACGCGTGCTACAAGTTCCATATGCGGAGGCGGACCGATTGTCCAAGATGATTCCTCCACCTGTCCAGGGGCGCCATATTCCACTTAGCAGGAGTATTGTTGACGATGCTGACTTAAAGCGTGAGTATGAAACGAATCCTACTGCAAAGACAGTGTTTGATTATGCAGTTCGTCTTGAAGGTACGATTCGCTCGCATGGTGTTCATGCTGCAGGTGTAGTTATTGCACCTGATGACATTGTTAACTATGCACCTCTTGAGATGGCACAAAAAGGAGTTGTCTCAACCCAGTACTCCATGAACCCTGTTGAAGAGCTTGGCCTTCTTAAGATGGACTTTTTAGGTCTGTCAAATCTTACTATTATTAATAATGCTCTTCGTATTATCAAAAAGGTATATAAAGAAGATATTATTTTATCAAAAATCCCACTAGATGACGCTAAGACATACGAACTATTCCAGCGAGGCGATACAACGGGTGTATTCCAGTTAGAATCAGCTGGTATGAAGCGATACCTACGTGAGCTAAAACCAACAGCATTTGAAGACATCATTGCAATGGTGGCTCTCTATCGTCCTGGGCCTATGCAGTTTATTGACAGTTTTATCAAACGTAAACATGGTCAGGAGCCAATTAGTTATCTTCACCAAGGAATGGAACCTGCGCTATCAAGTACGTATGGTATCCTAGTCTATCAAGAGCAGTTTATGCAGATCAGTAAAGATTGGTGTGGGTTTACTGGTGGTCAGGCAGATACGCTACGAAAAGCGGTTGGCAAGAAGAAGATTGATTTGATGCGTAAGGTCAAAGTTGATTTCGTGGACGGGGCAATTAAGCACAGTGGTGCTGATAAGGCGACAGCTGAGAAGTTTTGGGATCAGTTAGAGGAGTTTGCAAACTACTGTTTCAATAAGTCCCACGCTGCTTGCTACGGACTGATAAGCTATTGGACTGCCTATCTTAAGGCTCATCACCCAGATGCATTCATGGCTGCGCTTATGACCAGTGATCAAGATGACATTGACCGACTCGCAATTGAAATTACTGAGTGTAAGCATATGGGAATAACAGTCATGTCACCAGATGTAAATGAGTCATTTGTGGAATTTGCTATTGTCCCTAATGAAAATAAAATACGTTTTGGAATGGCGGCAATAAAAGGCGTGGGCGTCGGTGCAGTCGAAGAAATTCTTCGTGCTCGTGAAAACGGTAAGTTCGACTCAATTGAAGATTTTGCCAAACGCGTCACAACATCACGATTTAATAAAAAGGCATGGGATTCGCTTATTAAATCAGGAGGTTTTGATGCGATGGGCGATAGATCCGATCTTCTATTCAACCTTGAAACCATCCAGGCATTTGCGAGTAAAGTTCAAAAAGAAGCACTCAGTGGCCAGACTGATTTATTTGGTGGTCTTGGAGATATGGGATCGATTCAACCGACCGTTACGCTCCAATCAGCCCCTGCGCGACATACAGATAAAGAACGACTCACTTGGGAGAGAGAGCTACTTGGTCTGTATATTAGCGCACACCCTCTCGATAACTACGATGCATATTTTGAAGAACAGACGATTCCACTCATGCGCATGACGCCAGATGTTGACGGGAAAAAGGCAACAATTGGTGGACTAATTAGTACAGTACGAAGTATTGTAACGAAGTCAGGTACGAAAATGGCGTTTGTTGGAATTGAAGATAAGACGAGTGAAGGGGAAGTTATCATCTTTCCAAATCTATATGAACTTGTCGGCGCAAAGTTAGTTCAGGACGCTGTTATCCGTGTCACAGGAAAAATTAGTGCAAGGGACCGAGACGGTAATCTTGGCACTGATGCAAAAATGATCGCTGATGAAGTCGTTGTTGTGAGTGACGAAGAATTACGCACGTACGAATCAACAGGACGCAAGATGGATGCGCCCAAAATGAGTACAAAAGTAAAAGCAATGCGCGTTGCTGAGCATAGAGCTAAGCAAACTGGAAAGACAATCAGTGCACCCAGTAGCTCATTGCCGCCAACATCTGTAGCTGAAAAGCCAAGACCTATGATGGATAGCCCAGTTGCAAAGAAAGTGTATGTACATATTAAAAACCCAGATGATCATGAAGCTCTTATCGCATTAAAACGTGTATGTAGTGAATATCCAGGTAATGTAGATATTGTCCTCGTCCTTGGTGCTGACAAGAAGTCAGCTATCAAGATGCCTTTTAAGGTTAACGCTGAGCTTGATCTAATTGGAAAGCTTGTAAAACAGATTGGCGAAGACTGCGTCGTTTTAAAATAA
- a CDS encoding TrmH family RNA methyltransferase has translation MPQVIVIAHNIRSTHNVGAIFRTAEGFGVSKIILSGYTPYPRLKSDTRLPHIADKLTAQIHKTALDAEMIVPFEYQENPDIETLRQDGYRIVGLEQDARSIMLAKYKTPGKIVLLLGEEVEGITGDLRNQCDDLIEIPMQGQKESFNVSVATGIALYGLFTNP, from the coding sequence ATGCCACAAGTTATAGTTATTGCTCACAATATTAGATCTACTCATAACGTTGGTGCTATTTTTCGTACTGCGGAGGGATTTGGTGTTTCAAAAATTATCTTGAGTGGATACACGCCTTACCCAAGACTGAAATCTGATACTAGATTACCGCATATTGCTGATAAGTTAACGGCACAGATTCATAAAACTGCGCTTGATGCAGAAATGATAGTCCCATTTGAGTATCAAGAGAACCCAGATATTGAAACATTACGCCAGGATGGCTACCGTATTGTCGGGCTTGAGCAAGACGCGCGAAGTATCATGCTAGCAAAATACAAGACTCCTGGTAAAATTGTCCTCTTACTCGGCGAAGAAGTAGAGGGTATTACGGGTGATCTAAGAAACCAATGCGATGATTTAATAGAGATACCTATGCAGGGTCAAAAAGAATCATTCAACGTCAGCGTAGCGACAGGTATTGCACTCTACGGGCTGTTTACAAACCCGTAA